The following are from one region of the Nostoc cf. commune SO-36 genome:
- the pds gene encoding 15-cis-phytoene desaturase, protein MRVAIAGAGLAGLSCAKYLTDVGYTPIVLERRNVLGGKVAAWKDADGDWYETGLHIFFGAYPNMLQLFKELDIEDRLQWKEHTMIFNQPDAPGTYSRFDFPDLPAPVNGIVAILRNNDMLTWPEKIRFGIGLLPAMIQGQKYVEEMDKYSWTDWLRKHNIPERVNKEVFIAMAKSLNFIGPDEISATILLTALNRFLQEKKGSKMAFLDGSPTERLCQPIVDYITERGGEVRLNAPLKEILLNADGSVKGYLMRGLNGDEDEVFTADLYVSAMPVDPLKVILPAPWKEMEFFQKLEGLEGVPVINVHLWFDRKLTQIDHLLFSRSPLLSVYADMSNTCREYANPERSMLELVLAPAKDWIAKSDEEIVAATIAELEKLFPDHFGRDNPATLLKSHVVKTPRSVYKATPGRQQYRPSQTTPISNFYLSGDYTMQRYLASMEGAVLSGKLTAQAISEALPVANSSNLQTLTRPPATNAATA, encoded by the coding sequence ATGCGAGTAGCGATCGCGGGAGCGGGACTAGCAGGACTTTCCTGCGCGAAATATCTCACAGACGTAGGTTACACACCCATTGTCTTGGAACGTCGAAACGTTCTGGGCGGTAAAGTGGCCGCGTGGAAAGATGCCGATGGAGACTGGTACGAAACAGGTCTGCACATCTTTTTTGGGGCATATCCCAATATGTTGCAGTTATTCAAAGAACTGGATATTGAAGATCGATTGCAGTGGAAAGAACACACAATGATCTTCAACCAGCCGGATGCACCAGGTACTTACAGCCGTTTTGATTTTCCAGATTTGCCAGCACCAGTTAATGGTATAGTGGCAATTCTGCGAAACAACGATATGCTGACATGGCCAGAAAAAATCCGCTTTGGCATCGGTTTATTACCGGCCATGATTCAGGGGCAAAAGTACGTTGAAGAAATGGACAAATATTCCTGGACAGATTGGCTGCGTAAACACAACATTCCAGAACGGGTCAATAAAGAAGTTTTTATTGCCATGGCCAAGTCGCTGAATTTCATCGGGCCAGATGAAATTTCAGCAACCATTCTTTTAACTGCCCTCAATCGTTTCCTCCAAGAAAAAAAAGGTTCGAAAATGGCCTTTCTGGATGGTTCGCCAACAGAACGATTGTGTCAGCCGATAGTAGATTACATCACCGAACGCGGTGGAGAAGTCCGCTTGAATGCCCCTTTAAAAGAGATTTTGCTAAACGCCGATGGTAGCGTCAAAGGATACTTGATGCGGGGGTTGAATGGAGACGAAGATGAAGTTTTCACGGCGGATTTGTATGTATCTGCCATGCCCGTTGACCCTCTGAAGGTGATTTTGCCAGCACCTTGGAAAGAAATGGAGTTTTTCCAAAAGCTAGAAGGTTTAGAGGGCGTGCCTGTAATTAACGTGCATTTGTGGTTTGATCGTAAACTTACGCAAATTGATCACTTGCTATTCTCGCGATCGCCCCTCCTCAGCGTTTATGCTGATATGAGCAATACCTGCCGTGAATACGCCAACCCCGAACGCTCGATGCTGGAATTAGTTTTAGCCCCGGCAAAAGATTGGATAGCCAAATCCGATGAGGAGATTGTGGCTGCCACTATTGCCGAGTTAGAAAAACTCTTCCCCGACCACTTTGGGAGAGACAATCCAGCAACATTGCTGAAATCTCATGTGGTGAAAACGCCCCGTTCAGTTTACAAAGCGACCCCTGGTCGTCAACAGTACCGTCCCTCGCAAACAACCCCCATTAGTAACTTCTATCTCTCAGGGGATTACACCATGCAACGCTACTTAGCCAGTATGGAAGGTGCCGTACTTTCTGGTAAGCTAACAGCGCAGGCGATTTCTGAGGCCCTCCCGGTAGCAAATTCCTCAAACCTGCAAACGCTCACCCGACCGCCCGCAACGAATGCTGCAACTGCCTGA
- a CDS encoding ABC transporter substrate-binding protein produces MKKISAALTLSIATLATGFLVGACGDSSTPNGTANNATTATPAANSTITSNSKGLKIGSLLPTTGDLASVGQQMLGSVPLLVDTVNACGGVNGEPVTLVQVDDQTDPRAGAAGMTKLATLDKVAGVVGSFASSVSSAAVSIATPNKVMLVSPGSTSPVFTEKAQKGDYKGFWARTAPPDTYQALALAQLARKKGFKRVSTVVINNDYGVGFEKAFVQTFEKLGGTIVNKDKPVRYDPKAQTFDTEAAAAFAGKPDAVLAVLYAETGSLFLKAAYQQGVTKGVQILLTDGVKSPTFPEQVGKDGDKFILTGAIGTVPGSNGKALEAFNKLWKDKKGGAPGEYAPQAWDAAALLTLAAQAAKENTGVGIASKIREVSNGTGTEVTDVCEGLKLLKNGQKINYQGASGNVDVDANGDVVGVYDVWTVGDDGQIKVIDKVSPK; encoded by the coding sequence ATGAAAAAAATTAGTGCTGCCTTAACTTTAAGTATAGCTACCCTAGCAACTGGGTTTCTAGTTGGGGCTTGTGGTGATAGCAGTACGCCCAATGGCACAGCTAACAACGCAACTACTGCTACCCCAGCAGCAAACTCAACTATCACAAGCAATAGTAAAGGGCTAAAAATTGGTTCATTGCTACCGACAACAGGCGACTTGGCTTCTGTAGGACAACAGATGCTAGGTTCCGTACCTTTACTAGTCGATACAGTCAACGCTTGTGGAGGGGTGAATGGTGAACCTGTTACCTTGGTGCAAGTAGACGACCAAACCGACCCCAGAGCTGGTGCAGCCGGTATGACAAAGCTAGCAACTTTAGATAAAGTAGCAGGTGTAGTTGGTTCCTTTGCCAGTAGTGTTTCTAGTGCCGCAGTTTCCATTGCCACGCCGAATAAAGTCATGCTGGTTTCTCCTGGTAGTACCAGTCCCGTGTTTACCGAAAAGGCACAAAAAGGTGACTATAAAGGTTTTTGGGCGCGGACTGCTCCCCCGGATACCTACCAAGCACTAGCTTTAGCCCAACTTGCCAGAAAAAAAGGTTTCAAGCGAGTTTCTACAGTCGTGATTAATAACGACTATGGCGTTGGCTTTGAAAAAGCATTTGTGCAAACTTTTGAAAAATTGGGTGGCACTATCGTTAATAAAGATAAGCCTGTGCGCTACGACCCGAAAGCCCAGACATTTGATACAGAAGCGGCTGCTGCTTTTGCTGGTAAACCAGATGCAGTCCTGGCTGTACTATATGCAGAAACTGGTAGTCTGTTCCTGAAAGCCGCCTATCAGCAAGGTGTGACGAAGGGAGTGCAAATTTTACTGACAGATGGAGTAAAATCACCTACTTTCCCAGAACAAGTTGGCAAAGATGGTGATAAATTTATTTTAACTGGAGCGATCGGTACAGTACCCGGTTCCAACGGTAAAGCGCTAGAAGCTTTCAATAAATTGTGGAAGGATAAAAAGGGTGGTGCGCCAGGGGAATACGCTCCTCAAGCTTGGGATGCAGCTGCTTTGTTGACATTGGCAGCACAAGCTGCTAAGGAAAATACAGGCGTTGGCATAGCCAGTAAAATCCGTGAAGTTTCTAATGGGACTGGCACAGAAGTTACTGATGTCTGCGAGGGACTGAAGTTACTTAAAAATGGTCAAAAAATTAACTACCAAGGAGCTAGCGGCAATGTTGATGTTGATGCTAACGGTGATGTCGTTGGTGTTTACGATGTCTGGACGGTAGGAGACGATGGCCAAATTAAGGTAATTGACAAAGTTAGCCCCAAGTAG
- a CDS encoding succinate dehydrogenase/fumarate reductase flavoprotein subunit, with the protein MLEHDVIIVGGGLAGCRAAVEIARIDPSLNIAVVAKTHPIRSHSVAAQGGMAASLKNVDSKDSWEAHAFDTVKGSDYLADQDAVAILTQEAPGVVIDLEHMGVLFSRLSDGRIAQRAFGGHSHNRTCYAADKTGHAILHELVNNLRRYGVQVYEEWYVMRLILEENEAKGVVMFHLLDGHIEVVRAKAVMFATGGYGRVYNTTSNDYASSGDGLAMTAIAGLPLEDMEFVQFHPTGLYPVGVLISEAVRGEGAYLINSEGDRFMANYAPSRMELAPRDITSRAIAYEIRAGRGIHLNGSAGGPFVYLDLRHLGKEKIMSRVPFCWEEAHRLVGVDAVTQPMPVRPTIHYCMGGIPVNTDGQVRSSGDGLVDAFFAAGETSCVSVHGANRLGSNSLLECVVYGKRTGAAIAKFVQKRKLPSVDEQRYVTEAQQQIQTLLEQPGQYRINQVREAFQDCMTEYCGVFRTEALMTEGLQKLEEIQQKYPQIYLDDKGSCWNTELVEALELRSLMVVGQTILASALNRQESRGAHFREDYSERDDSNFLKHTMAYYSPAGIDIQYRPVAITMFEPKERKY; encoded by the coding sequence ATGCTGGAACATGATGTGATTATTGTCGGGGGTGGATTGGCAGGATGTCGCGCTGCTGTAGAAATTGCCCGTATTGACCCTAGTTTAAATATTGCTGTGGTTGCCAAAACCCATCCAATTCGTTCCCACTCGGTTGCGGCTCAAGGTGGTATGGCTGCGTCGCTGAAAAATGTTGATTCAAAAGATAGTTGGGAAGCACACGCTTTTGATACTGTCAAGGGTTCTGATTACTTGGCAGACCAAGACGCTGTGGCAATTCTCACCCAAGAAGCGCCAGGTGTGGTGATTGACTTGGAACACATGGGCGTTTTATTCTCTCGTTTATCCGATGGGCGCATTGCTCAACGGGCTTTTGGTGGACATTCTCACAATCGCACTTGCTACGCTGCTGACAAAACCGGTCACGCGATTTTGCACGAATTGGTTAACAATTTGCGGCGTTATGGGGTGCAAGTTTATGAAGAGTGGTACGTGATGCGTCTCATTTTGGAAGAGAATGAGGCGAAAGGTGTAGTCATGTTCCATCTTTTGGATGGACATATTGAGGTGGTGCGGGCTAAGGCGGTGATGTTTGCCACAGGGGGCTATGGTCGCGTTTATAACACTACCTCTAATGATTACGCTTCTTCTGGCGATGGTTTGGCAATGACTGCGATCGCAGGTTTGCCCCTGGAAGATATGGAATTTGTGCAATTTCATCCCACTGGCTTATATCCGGTAGGGGTACTGATTTCGGAAGCGGTACGGGGAGAAGGGGCGTATCTGATTAACAGTGAAGGCGATCGCTTTATGGCGAACTATGCACCTAGTCGGATGGAACTGGCTCCTCGTGATATTACCTCACGAGCGATCGCTTACGAAATTCGCGCTGGACGTGGTATTCATCTCAATGGTAGTGCTGGTGGCCCCTTTGTCTATCTGGATCTACGCCATCTGGGTAAAGAAAAAATTATGAGTCGCGTTCCCTTCTGCTGGGAAGAAGCCCATCGCTTGGTAGGCGTTGATGCAGTAACTCAACCTATGCCAGTCCGCCCGACAATTCACTATTGTATGGGTGGTATTCCAGTTAACACCGATGGGCAAGTTCGTAGTAGTGGTGATGGTTTAGTTGATGCCTTCTTTGCTGCGGGTGAGACATCCTGTGTTTCCGTACATGGTGCTAATCGTTTGGGGAGTAATTCTCTGCTGGAATGTGTCGTTTATGGTAAGAGAACTGGGGCTGCGATCGCTAAATTTGTGCAAAAACGTAAGTTACCCTCTGTAGATGAGCAACGGTATGTAACAGAAGCCCAGCAACAAATTCAAACTTTGCTAGAACAACCAGGACAGTACCGCATTAATCAAGTCCGTGAAGCTTTTCAGGATTGTATGACTGAGTACTGTGGTGTTTTCCGCACTGAGGCATTAATGACTGAAGGTTTGCAGAAACTAGAAGAAATACAACAAAAATACCCGCAAATTTATTTAGATGACAAAGGTAGTTGCTGGAATACGGAACTCGTGGAGGCTTTAGAATTGCGAAGTTTGATGGTAGTAGGGCAGACTATTTTGGCATCAGCTTTAAATCGCCAAGAGAGTCGTGGCGCTCATTTCCGCGAAGATTATTCCGAGCGAGATGATAGCAACTTCCTCAAACACACAATGGCTTACTATTCACCAGCCGGAATTGATATTCAATATCGACCGGTGGCGATTACTATGTTTGAGCCAAAAGAGCGGAAGTATTAG